In Nomia melanderi isolate GNS246 chromosome 4, iyNomMela1, whole genome shotgun sequence, the following are encoded in one genomic region:
- the SA1 gene encoding stromal antigen isoform X1, protein MMHRRGGKRIRMDDPVPPEYDAPMTPMTPMNDNSGEANESYPNYTPYSQAPQTPIHNPTPEHYSSESYSSPGTSQHQYQEQTSGFENQSQFEQPMTPATPTNMRITRNTRARMRGGTIQQPKYKEIDTDYIPTTTSRGRGGGGRGRGKRTHHSHSLEDEASLYYVIRNNRSSLTTIVDDWIEKYKSNRENALLMLMQFFINASGCKGRITSEMQSTMEHVAIIRKMTEEFDEESGEYPLIMTGQQWKKFRANFCEFVQILVRQCQYSIIYDQFLMDNVISLLTGLSDSQVRAFRHTATLAAMKLMTALVDVALTVSINLDNTQRQYEAERQKAREKRAADRLESLMAKRKELEENMDEIKNMLTYMFKSVFVHRYRDTLPEIRAICMAEIGVWMKKFHQNFLDDSYLKYIGWTLHDKVGEVRLKCLQALQPLYASEELKTKLELFTSKFKDRIVAMTLDKEYDVAVQAVKLVISILKHHREILTDKDCEHVYELVYSSHRAVAQAAGEFLNERLFRPDDEAVAGMKTKRGKKRLPNTPLIRDLVLFFIESELHEHGAYLVDSLIETNQMMKDWECMTDLLLEEAGPEEEALDNQKETSLIELMVCCIKQAATGEAPVGRGPTRKILSAKEMKQVHDDKQRLTEHFIQTLPLLLDKYRADPEKLANLLAIPQYFDLDIYIKSRQEQNLDSLLNKIHTIVEKMHDTEVLDTASKTLEHMCIEGHAIFTRCDVARSTLIDSIVNKYKEAIDEYRNLIEGDEEPDEDEIFNVVQSLKKVSIFYSCHNMNPWGIWDSLYKDIEDAKDPSKCLPHEAIKYCISACFFAILWGQNHLMESVDSGNRGEDECRQLKERLHSFMGSMRHFVSGDGSGTPSPPILREEAYNTICDLLVVFCNQLTTHSNPLMHHLVYEPDQAMQNMLNRFIQEYVFFEEEDDEHDEHSKIEELHKRRNFLAGYCKLIVYNMIPTKAAADVFKHYVKYYNDYGDIIKTTLGKARDINKTNCALTMQHSLNILYNEIIAEKGKVNRNSEEFTAIKELAKRFALSFGLDAVKNREAITALHRAGVLFAITPPDGIEQDPTGPPPNLSFLEILSEFTNKLLKQDKRVVLNFLDRRLQAGMPSSRGEDWQPLLLYRNSLLHGETDQVPVTSKRAYTRRKKDHLAEEEEVDEPEEGSDHEFSGKHKKKRGPRKHQLAVNKVSITRGSRAAGFYETNDATQMQTSPSAIIEDASTSPSQDIDNKLKTLQIQSRSRRSQDHAEPRELRRTSRNSGRYVEGQYMESDSE, encoded by the exons ATGATGCATAGAAGAGGAGGAAAACGAATACGGATGGATGATCCGGTGCCTCCAGAATATGATGCTCCAATGACTCCAATGACCCCTATGAATGATAATTCTGGTGAAGCAAATGAATCTTATCCTAATTATACTCCTTATAGTCAAGCACCTCAAACACCCATACATAATCCAAC tCCTGAACATTATTCATCTGAAAGCTATAGTTCACCTGGTACATCGCAACATCAATATCAAGAACAAACAAGTGGTTTTGAGAATCAGTCTCAGTTTGAACAACCTATGACACCAGCGACACCGACTAATATGAGGATTACAAGGAATACACGTGCTAGGATGCGTG gagGAACAATACAACAACCAAAATACAAAGAGATAGATACAGATTACATTCCAACTACTACTAGTAGAGGAAGAGGGGGTGGTGGACGTGGACGTGGAAAAAGAACACATCATTCGCATAGTTTGGAGGATGAAGCTAGTCTTTATTATGTTATCCGAAATAATCGCTCTTCATTAACA acTATTGTTGATGACTGGATAGAAAAGTACAAAAGTAATAGAGAAAATGCTCTTCTTATGTTAATGCAGTTTTTTATTAACGCAAGTGGCTGTAAGGGTCGTATAACTTCAGAAATGCAGTCAACAATGGAACATGTGGCAATTATTCGAAAAATGACTGAGGAATTCGATGAA gaaagtGGAGAATATCCATTGATTATGACAGGACAGCAGTGGAAAAAATTTCGTGCAAATTTTTGTGAATTTGTTCAAATTTTAGTTCGACAGTGTCAGTATTCTATAATTTATGATCAGTTTTTAATGGATAATGTAATTTCGTTGTTAACTGGTCTCTCGGATTCACAAGTCAGAGCTTTTAGGCATACAGCAACATTAGCtg CTATGAAACTTATGACAGCGTTAGTCGACGTTGCTCTCACCGTATCAATAAACTTAGATAATACGCAACGACAGTATGAAGCAGAAAGGCAAAAGGCTAGAGAAAAGAGAGCTGCGGATAGATTGGAATCGCTAATGGCCAAACGAAAGGAACTTGAAGAAAACATGGATGAAATTAAGAATATGCTTACGTATATGTTCAAATCTGTATTCGTACATCGTTACAGAGACACATTACCAGAAATACGGGCGATTTGTATGGCGGAGATTGGAGTTTGGATGAAGAAATTTCATCAAAACTTTTTAGACGattcttatttaaaatatatag GTTGGACGTTACACGATAAAGTTGGCGAAGTTCGTTTAAAGTGTCTTCAAGCATTACAACCTTTATACGCTTCAGAAGAACTAAAAACTAAGCTTGAACTTTTCACAAGTAAATTTAAAGACAGAATTGTCGCGATGACATTGGATAAGGAATACGATGTAGCGGTGCAAGCCGTTAAACTTGTCATTTCGATTTTAAAACATCATAGGGAGATTCTTACTGACAAGGACTGTGAGCACGTATATGAACTTGTTTATTCATCTCACCGTGCTGTCGCACAGGCAGCGGGTGAATTTTTGAATGAACGTTTATTTCGGCCTGATGACGAGGCAGTAGCTGGTATGAAGACTAAGCGAGGAAAGAAACGTTTACCCAATACACCTCTCATTCGTGATCTTGTTTTATTCTTTATCGAATCGGAACTTCACGAACATGGAGCGTACCTGGTAGATTCATTGATCGAAACTAATCAAATGATGAAAGATTGGGAATGTATGACGGATTTACTATTAGAAGAGGCTGGACCTGAGGAAGAAGCTCTAGATAACCAAAAAGAGACGTCATTAATTGAGCTGATGGTTTGCTGTATAAAACAAGCTGCCACGG GCGAAGCTCCGGTTGGTCGGGGACCAACTAGGAAGATTCTTTCTGCGAAAGAAATGAAGCAAGTACACGATGACAAACAACGACTAACTGAACATTTTATTCAAACGTTACCTTTATTGCTTGATAAGTACAGAGCGGATCCCGAGAAGCTCGCAAACTTACTCGCTATCCCTCAGTATTTTGATTTAGATATCTACATCAAGTCTCGTCAAGAACAAAATTTAGATTCGTTGTTAAATAAGATTCACACAATTGTAGAAAAAATGCATGATACCGAAGTTCTGGATACAGCCTCGAAAACATTGGAGCATATGTGTATAGAAGGACACGCTATATTCACTAG GTGTGACGTAGCGCGTTCAACTTTAATCGattctattgtaaataaatataaagaagcTATCGAcgaatatagaaatttaatagaGGGAGATGAAGAACCCGATGaggatgaaatttttaatgttgttcAGTCCCTTAAgaaagtttcaatattttattcttgtcaTAATATGAATCCCTGGGGAATATGGGATTCTTTGTATAAAGATATCGAAGATGCCAAGGACCCATCGAA atgTTTACCGCACGAAGCGATCAAATATTGCATAAGTGCATGTTTCTTTGCCATCTTATGGGGACAAAATCATCTTATGGAGTCGGTAGATTCTGGAAATCGAGGTGAAGATGAGTGTCGACAGTTAAAAGAACGATTGCATTCTTTCATGGGCTCGATGCGACATTTTGTCAGTGGCGATGGAAGCGGcact CCTTCTCCGCCAATTTTAAGGGAAGAAGCATATAATACGATATGTGATTTACTAGTAGTATTTTGTAACCAACTGACGACACATTCTAATCCTTTGATGCATCATTTGGTATACGAACCCGATCAAGCGATGCAAAATATGCTTAATCGGTTCATACAAGAATACGTATTTTTTGAAGAAGAAGATG ATGAGCATGACGAACATTCAAAGATTGAAGAGTTACATAAAAGAAGGAACTTCTTAGCGGGTTATTGCAAGCTAATTGTATATAACATGATACCTACCAAAGCGGCAGCGGACGTGTTTaaacattatgtaaaatattacaatgattACGGAGATATTATTAAGACTACGCTAGGGAAGGCTagagatattaataaaacaaattgtgCATTAACGATGCAGcatagtttgaatattttatataatgaaataatagctGAGAAAGGCAAAGTCAATAGAAACAGCGAGGAGTTTACCGCTATAAAG GAACTTGCAAAACGATTCGCTTTGTCATTTGGGTTGGACGCAGTGAAAAATCGTGAAGCAATTACGGCTTTGCATCGGGCGGGTGTCCTCTTTGCTATTACACCTCCAGATGGCATCGAACAAGATCCTACTGGACCACCACCTAATTTATCTTTTCTTGAAATCTTATCCGAGTTCACGAATAAGCTTCTTAAACAAGATAAACGTGTTGT ATTAAACTTTCTTGACAGAAGATTACAAGCAGGAATGCCTTCCTCGCGGGGAGAAGATTGGCAGCCTTTGCTTTTGTATAGAAACAGCCTTTTGCATGGTGAAACGGATCAAGTTCCAGTAACGAGTAAACGTGCTTACACAAGACGTAAGAAGGATCACTTAGCTG aagaagaagaagtagatgAGCCTGAAGAAGGTTCTGATCATGAATTTTCTGG TAAACACAAGAAGAAACGTGGTCCAAGGAAACATCA ATTAGCCGTTAATAAAGTATCAATAACTCGTGGATCTAGGGCAGCTGGATTTTACGAAACTAATGACGCTACACAAATGCAGACGTCCCCATCGGCAATTATTGAAGACGCGTCCACCAGTCCTTCTCAAGATATAGATAATAAACTAAAGACATTGCAGATTCAATCGAGGTC ACGAAGAAGTCAAGATCACGCGGAGCCAAGAGAATTAAGAAGAACATCTAGAAATTCTGGTCGCTACGTAGAAGGTCAATATATG GAATCAGATTCCGAATAA
- the SA1 gene encoding stromal antigen isoform X4, translating into MMHRRGGKRIRMDDPVPPEYDAPMTPMTPMNDNSGEANESYPNYTPYSQAPQTPIHNPTPEHYSSESYSSPGTSQHQYQEQTSGFENQSQFEQPMTPATPTNMRITRNTRARMRGGTIQQPKYKEIDTDYIPTTTSRGRGGGGRGRGKRTHHSHSLEDEASLYYVIRNNRSSLTTIVDDWIEKYKSNRENALLMLMQFFINASGCKGRITSEMQSTMEHVAIIRKMTEEFDEESGEYPLIMTGQQWKKFRANFCEFVQILVRQCQYSIIYDQFLMDNVISLLTGLSDSQVRAFRHTATLAAMKLMTALVDVALTVSINLDNTQRQYEAERQKAREKRAADRLESLMAKRKELEENMDEIKNMLTYMFKSVFVHRYRDTLPEIRAICMAEIGVWMKKFHQNFLDDSYLKYIGWTLHDKVGEVRLKCLQALQPLYASEELKTKLELFTSKFKDRIVAMTLDKEYDVAVQAVKLVISILKHHREILTDKDCEHVYELVYSSHRAVAQAAGEFLNERLFRPDDEAVAGMKTKRGKKRLPNTPLIRDLVLFFIESELHEHGAYLVDSLIETNQMMKDWECMTDLLLEEAGPEEEALDNQKETSLIELMVCCIKQAATGEAPVGRGPTRKILSAKEMKQVHDDKQRLTEHFIQTLPLLLDKYRADPEKLANLLAIPQYFDLDIYIKSRQEQNLDSLLNKIHTIVEKMHDTEVLDTASKTLEHMCIEGHAIFTRCDVARSTLIDSIVNKYKEAIDEYRNLIEGDEEPDEDEIFNVVQSLKKVSIFYSCHNMNPWGIWDSLYKDIEDAKDPSKCLPHEAIKYCISACFFAILWGQNHLMESVDSGNRGEDECRQLKERLHSFMGSMRHFVSGDGSGTPSPPILREEAYNTICDLLVVFCNQLTTHSNPLMHHLVYEPDQAMQNMLNRFIQEYVFFEEEDDEHDEHSKIEELHKRRNFLAGYCKLIVYNMIPTKAAADVFKHYVKYYNDYGDIIKTTLGKARDINKTNCALTMQHSLNILYNEIIAEKGKVNRNSEEFTAIKELAKRFALSFGLDAVKNREAITALHRAGVLFAITPPDGIEQDPTGPPPNLSFLEILSEFTNKLLKQDKRVVLNFLDRRLQAGMPSSRGEDWQPLLLYRNSLLHGETDQVPVTSKRAYTRRKKDHLAEEEEVDEPEEGSDHEFSGLPDRYSS; encoded by the exons ATGATGCATAGAAGAGGAGGAAAACGAATACGGATGGATGATCCGGTGCCTCCAGAATATGATGCTCCAATGACTCCAATGACCCCTATGAATGATAATTCTGGTGAAGCAAATGAATCTTATCCTAATTATACTCCTTATAGTCAAGCACCTCAAACACCCATACATAATCCAAC tCCTGAACATTATTCATCTGAAAGCTATAGTTCACCTGGTACATCGCAACATCAATATCAAGAACAAACAAGTGGTTTTGAGAATCAGTCTCAGTTTGAACAACCTATGACACCAGCGACACCGACTAATATGAGGATTACAAGGAATACACGTGCTAGGATGCGTG gagGAACAATACAACAACCAAAATACAAAGAGATAGATACAGATTACATTCCAACTACTACTAGTAGAGGAAGAGGGGGTGGTGGACGTGGACGTGGAAAAAGAACACATCATTCGCATAGTTTGGAGGATGAAGCTAGTCTTTATTATGTTATCCGAAATAATCGCTCTTCATTAACA acTATTGTTGATGACTGGATAGAAAAGTACAAAAGTAATAGAGAAAATGCTCTTCTTATGTTAATGCAGTTTTTTATTAACGCAAGTGGCTGTAAGGGTCGTATAACTTCAGAAATGCAGTCAACAATGGAACATGTGGCAATTATTCGAAAAATGACTGAGGAATTCGATGAA gaaagtGGAGAATATCCATTGATTATGACAGGACAGCAGTGGAAAAAATTTCGTGCAAATTTTTGTGAATTTGTTCAAATTTTAGTTCGACAGTGTCAGTATTCTATAATTTATGATCAGTTTTTAATGGATAATGTAATTTCGTTGTTAACTGGTCTCTCGGATTCACAAGTCAGAGCTTTTAGGCATACAGCAACATTAGCtg CTATGAAACTTATGACAGCGTTAGTCGACGTTGCTCTCACCGTATCAATAAACTTAGATAATACGCAACGACAGTATGAAGCAGAAAGGCAAAAGGCTAGAGAAAAGAGAGCTGCGGATAGATTGGAATCGCTAATGGCCAAACGAAAGGAACTTGAAGAAAACATGGATGAAATTAAGAATATGCTTACGTATATGTTCAAATCTGTATTCGTACATCGTTACAGAGACACATTACCAGAAATACGGGCGATTTGTATGGCGGAGATTGGAGTTTGGATGAAGAAATTTCATCAAAACTTTTTAGACGattcttatttaaaatatatag GTTGGACGTTACACGATAAAGTTGGCGAAGTTCGTTTAAAGTGTCTTCAAGCATTACAACCTTTATACGCTTCAGAAGAACTAAAAACTAAGCTTGAACTTTTCACAAGTAAATTTAAAGACAGAATTGTCGCGATGACATTGGATAAGGAATACGATGTAGCGGTGCAAGCCGTTAAACTTGTCATTTCGATTTTAAAACATCATAGGGAGATTCTTACTGACAAGGACTGTGAGCACGTATATGAACTTGTTTATTCATCTCACCGTGCTGTCGCACAGGCAGCGGGTGAATTTTTGAATGAACGTTTATTTCGGCCTGATGACGAGGCAGTAGCTGGTATGAAGACTAAGCGAGGAAAGAAACGTTTACCCAATACACCTCTCATTCGTGATCTTGTTTTATTCTTTATCGAATCGGAACTTCACGAACATGGAGCGTACCTGGTAGATTCATTGATCGAAACTAATCAAATGATGAAAGATTGGGAATGTATGACGGATTTACTATTAGAAGAGGCTGGACCTGAGGAAGAAGCTCTAGATAACCAAAAAGAGACGTCATTAATTGAGCTGATGGTTTGCTGTATAAAACAAGCTGCCACGG GCGAAGCTCCGGTTGGTCGGGGACCAACTAGGAAGATTCTTTCTGCGAAAGAAATGAAGCAAGTACACGATGACAAACAACGACTAACTGAACATTTTATTCAAACGTTACCTTTATTGCTTGATAAGTACAGAGCGGATCCCGAGAAGCTCGCAAACTTACTCGCTATCCCTCAGTATTTTGATTTAGATATCTACATCAAGTCTCGTCAAGAACAAAATTTAGATTCGTTGTTAAATAAGATTCACACAATTGTAGAAAAAATGCATGATACCGAAGTTCTGGATACAGCCTCGAAAACATTGGAGCATATGTGTATAGAAGGACACGCTATATTCACTAG GTGTGACGTAGCGCGTTCAACTTTAATCGattctattgtaaataaatataaagaagcTATCGAcgaatatagaaatttaatagaGGGAGATGAAGAACCCGATGaggatgaaatttttaatgttgttcAGTCCCTTAAgaaagtttcaatattttattcttgtcaTAATATGAATCCCTGGGGAATATGGGATTCTTTGTATAAAGATATCGAAGATGCCAAGGACCCATCGAA atgTTTACCGCACGAAGCGATCAAATATTGCATAAGTGCATGTTTCTTTGCCATCTTATGGGGACAAAATCATCTTATGGAGTCGGTAGATTCTGGAAATCGAGGTGAAGATGAGTGTCGACAGTTAAAAGAACGATTGCATTCTTTCATGGGCTCGATGCGACATTTTGTCAGTGGCGATGGAAGCGGcact CCTTCTCCGCCAATTTTAAGGGAAGAAGCATATAATACGATATGTGATTTACTAGTAGTATTTTGTAACCAACTGACGACACATTCTAATCCTTTGATGCATCATTTGGTATACGAACCCGATCAAGCGATGCAAAATATGCTTAATCGGTTCATACAAGAATACGTATTTTTTGAAGAAGAAGATG ATGAGCATGACGAACATTCAAAGATTGAAGAGTTACATAAAAGAAGGAACTTCTTAGCGGGTTATTGCAAGCTAATTGTATATAACATGATACCTACCAAAGCGGCAGCGGACGTGTTTaaacattatgtaaaatattacaatgattACGGAGATATTATTAAGACTACGCTAGGGAAGGCTagagatattaataaaacaaattgtgCATTAACGATGCAGcatagtttgaatattttatataatgaaataatagctGAGAAAGGCAAAGTCAATAGAAACAGCGAGGAGTTTACCGCTATAAAG GAACTTGCAAAACGATTCGCTTTGTCATTTGGGTTGGACGCAGTGAAAAATCGTGAAGCAATTACGGCTTTGCATCGGGCGGGTGTCCTCTTTGCTATTACACCTCCAGATGGCATCGAACAAGATCCTACTGGACCACCACCTAATTTATCTTTTCTTGAAATCTTATCCGAGTTCACGAATAAGCTTCTTAAACAAGATAAACGTGTTGT ATTAAACTTTCTTGACAGAAGATTACAAGCAGGAATGCCTTCCTCGCGGGGAGAAGATTGGCAGCCTTTGCTTTTGTATAGAAACAGCCTTTTGCATGGTGAAACGGATCAAGTTCCAGTAACGAGTAAACGTGCTTACACAAGACGTAAGAAGGATCACTTAGCTG aagaagaagaagtagatgAGCCTGAAGAAGGTTCTGATCATGAATTTTCTGG GCTACCTGATCGTTATTCAAGctaa